A single region of the Pirellulaceae bacterium genome encodes:
- a CDS encoding efflux RND transporter periplasmic adaptor subunit: protein MSQSSVKTIPKRRVASAGESSFDVRQLGLHLEEVLGSATSEVEAIESLLQLALQLMRANMVLYFDADSTGQLSSYPTGQFPAVVAEPLLNQLYSLAVMTQETATVQIARVEQAGEVIAVAVPVFRSDQIKEVMLVVIDSSGDLQQRLTELVQVAQLVAAFAGQWRGRFVALKSGHEQSQWSRFSRAMVAAGEVERFDSAVSKLADGVQEFYQASCVAVGLRRSGGLVKLLAISNGLQFDRSSELTKRLEAVMAEVLVMNGDRTVAGEAVGRKTHALEELEKSLNVRSIYRATLRNGQGDLVGAFVVARDEPIAGEDQQGAELIERLLGHEVDLLNRSRPGVFAGARNRLHRLSSASKRGIITLGILAMLLLFVMPVPHRIIGRSEIQPVARRFVAAPYEGRLEAAFVEPGDVVEKGQTVARMDAREIRLERAAVEADLVRSMKQRDTSMANGDAVGTQMAEFEGDRLRLKLQLLQERMDHLEVKSPTDGMVISGDPRKLEGSRLRIGQTLVEVSPLGKNVLEVAIPDEDISHVKVGQEVAFRLEALPYSDFGGVIASLQPRSVQQDSANVFLAEVTIHGETEMLRPGMRGRAKIMAANRSLAWVLFHRAWENVFFRMGW from the coding sequence ATGAGCCAAAGCTCGGTTAAAACCATTCCGAAGCGAAGGGTTGCCTCAGCGGGTGAGTCTTCCTTTGACGTGCGCCAGTTGGGACTTCACCTTGAGGAAGTGCTGGGCTCAGCCACATCCGAGGTAGAGGCGATTGAATCGTTGCTGCAGTTAGCCTTGCAACTCATGCGCGCGAACATGGTGCTCTACTTCGACGCGGATTCAACGGGCCAGCTGTCCAGTTATCCAACTGGCCAATTTCCAGCAGTTGTTGCCGAGCCTCTGCTGAATCAACTCTACTCGCTTGCCGTGATGACACAGGAAACGGCAACGGTGCAAATTGCTCGCGTTGAACAGGCAGGAGAAGTGATCGCGGTAGCGGTGCCGGTCTTCCGTTCAGATCAGATCAAGGAAGTCATGTTGGTGGTTATCGACAGTAGTGGCGACCTGCAACAACGACTCACGGAGCTTGTGCAAGTGGCACAATTGGTGGCGGCCTTTGCCGGGCAATGGCGGGGTCGTTTTGTCGCTTTGAAGTCAGGCCATGAACAGAGTCAATGGAGTCGCTTCAGTCGGGCAATGGTTGCTGCTGGGGAGGTTGAACGATTTGACTCGGCCGTCAGCAAGCTGGCCGATGGTGTGCAGGAATTCTATCAAGCCTCATGCGTTGCTGTCGGATTGCGGCGGTCAGGTGGACTTGTGAAGCTCCTGGCGATCTCGAATGGATTGCAGTTTGACAGGTCCTCCGAGCTGACCAAACGATTGGAAGCGGTCATGGCAGAGGTCCTGGTGATGAACGGTGATCGAACTGTGGCAGGTGAGGCGGTGGGGCGTAAAACCCATGCGTTAGAAGAATTGGAAAAGAGTCTGAATGTTCGCTCAATCTATCGCGCCACGCTCAGAAATGGTCAAGGCGATCTGGTCGGGGCTTTTGTCGTCGCGCGTGACGAGCCGATTGCCGGGGAGGATCAGCAAGGTGCAGAACTTATCGAGCGATTATTGGGGCACGAAGTGGATTTGTTGAATCGATCCAGGCCTGGCGTTTTCGCCGGGGCCAGAAATCGCCTTCATCGCCTCTCGAGTGCCTCGAAACGGGGCATCATCACACTTGGCATTCTGGCCATGTTGTTGTTGTTTGTCATGCCCGTTCCCCACCGAATTATTGGCCGTTCTGAGATTCAACCTGTCGCTCGGCGATTCGTTGCAGCTCCGTACGAAGGTCGGTTAGAGGCCGCATTCGTTGAGCCAGGGGACGTGGTTGAAAAAGGCCAAACCGTTGCACGAATGGATGCTCGTGAAATTCGTCTTGAACGGGCCGCGGTGGAGGCGGATCTCGTTCGTTCGATGAAGCAGCGCGACACATCGATGGCGAATGGTGATGCAGTAGGAACTCAAATGGCCGAGTTTGAAGGGGACCGTTTACGGCTTAAGCTCCAATTGCTGCAAGAACGGATGGATCACTTGGAGGTCAAGAGTCCTACGGATGGGATGGTAATCAGTGGAGATCCGAGGAAATTGGAAGGCTCGCGTCTGAGGATCGGCCAGACGCTGGTGGAGGTTAGTCCCCTGGGGAAGAATGTTTTGGAAGTCGCCATCCCCGATGAAGACATCTCTCATGTCAAAGTAGGACAAGAAGTCGCTTTTCGATTGGAAGCTCTGCCCTATTCCGACTTTGGAGGGGTGATCGCCAGTCTTCAGCCACGATCGGTGCAACAGGACTCTGCGAACGTGTTTTTGGCAGAGGTTACGATCCATGGCGAGACTGAAATGCTCCGACCCGGGATGCGTGGTCGAGCCAAAATTATGGCGGCCAACCGATCACTGGCCTGGGTGCTTTTTCACCGAGCCTGGGAAAACGTCTTTTTCAGAATGGGGTGGTGA